A window of Hordeum vulgare subsp. vulgare chromosome 5H, MorexV3_pseudomolecules_assembly, whole genome shotgun sequence genomic DNA:
CCAAGAGTTCCCGGTTGCAAACATTGGTTGCTTCCACAGACGAGGAAGGCAACGATGAAGTAGACATTTCTGACATCCCTGGTGGACCTTCATCATTTGAAATCTGTGCAAAGTTCTGCTATGGTATGACCGTCACGCTGAACGCGTACAACGTCCTCGCGGCCCGCTGCGCGGCTGAGTTTCTCGAAATGTTCGAGACGATCGACAAAGGGAACCTCATCTACAAGATTGATGTGTTCCTCTCCTCAAGCATATTCCGCACCTGGAAGGACTCGATCATCGTGTTGCAGACAACAAAGTCACTCCTTCCCTGGTCAGAGAACCTGAAGGTGATCAACCACTGCGTGGATTCCATCGCGGCCAAGGCTTCCATCGACCCATCGGAGGTCGACTGGTCATACACATACAACCGGAAGAAGCTGCCATCGGAGAGCGACCCCGACTCGCACTGGAACGGCGTGAGGAAGCAGCTGACGGTGCCCAGAGACTGGTGGGTGGAGGACATCTGCGACCTCGAGATGAGCTTGTACAAGAAGGTGATCCTGGCCATCAAGGCCAAGGGCAGAACTGCCGGCGCGGTGGTCGGAGAAGCGCTGCGAGCCTACGCGTACCGGAggctgttcagcaccttggacagTGCTGCAAGCAATGGGCTTGACTGCACACGGCACCGTGCAGCCCTTGACACCATCATTTCTCTGCTGCCACCTGAAAGGGGCTCGGTCTCCTGTGGCTTCCTGCTGAAGTTGGTGAGAGCGGCGTGCTTACTGGGGTCAGACGAGGCCTTGCGGGGCGACCTGATCAAGAGGATCGGCTCGCAGCTGGACAGAGCTTCAGTCTCTGATCTTCTCATACCCGCGAGCTCCGACGAGAACGCTCTGTACAATGTTGACCTTGTGTCGTCGATACTGGATGAGTTCATGGTGCAGCGCAACGCCGATGAAGAAGCGTTGGAGGACGGTGAGAGCTACCCGGCCTCTTTGGTCTCCGGCGGTGAGTCGGAGCTCGCGTTGGTGAGGCTGATCGACGGGTATCTGGCCGAGATCGGCAAAGACCCCAATCTCCCTCTCCAAAAGTTCATCGCCATCGCTGAAATGGCGCCCCTCGCAGCTCGGTCGACCCACGATGGGCTGTACCGCGCCATTGACATGTATCTCAAGGTACGTAGTTCATTCTTGCATGCCAtttatcaaaaaaaaaaaacacgtACTCCCTTCGTATCTAAATAATTGCAGTTGGAGAAAACTAGTAGTAGTACTTCTTGATTTTACACATTGGATCCGATCATGTTCATGTGTTTGTTTATTGGAGCTCAGTCAGAACTTTGAACTGAAATAATGTGTCATGTGCAGGAGCATCCGAGCCTATCCAAGAGCGAGAAGAAGAGGCTGTGCGGGCTCATGGACTGCAAGAAGCTGACCGCGGAGGCGAGCTCCCACGCGGTGCAGAACGAGCGCCTCCCTCTGCGCTTGGTCGTGcaggtcctcttcttcgagcagcTCCGAGCATCGGCGGCGGCCGACGCGGCAGCGTCTGATCAGCACCCGTCCTCGGCCCTGCGCTCCCTCCTTCCCAGAGAGAACGGCAACTCGTACGGCAGCTCCAGGTCGGCCGCCACGACCGCGACGACCACCGAGGATGACCagtggggtggtggcggtggcggggcGCCGGCGTCCGGCGACACCAGCTCCTTCCGGTCCATGAGCGGCCTGGGCAACAACAAGAGCGGAGGTGACGGCGGCAAGAACGGCGGCGGCAAGGCGGCAGCCAAGGGGCCGCTACAGATGCCGAGGAAGATGCTGAGCAAGCTGTGGTCCAGCAAGGCGAGCAGCGGGGAGAACAGCGGCGGCTCCGACACGTCGGAGAGCCCCGGTTCCGTCAACCTCGACGCTGAGACCAAGTCCACGCATTCACGGAACACCAGGCATTCCGTCTCCTAGGCTGCCTTGGCgttcttccctttcttctttcTTCCATCGGGGTGCGCGAGCCATGGAGGTCTCGATCGCTGCTGAATTTGTGTGGTTTCACCTGATAAGGATGATCATCCTGAAAGTTAGTGTATCGTTTGGTTGATTTTTGGTGTCTCTAGAAATAAAATCTGGTTTTGGGTTGCACTGGATCCAAAATGGTAGCTCTGTGTTTCTAACATCACTTTCGCGGTACTGTGGTTGGAATTTTGGCTATCTTAGAGCAACTCTGACGCGTCGACCGGACAAAAAAAATCGGTCCAACGCATTGACCCAAACGGATGTGCGTTTGCTTTCATCCGTCTACCGATCCAATCCCGGCTCATTTTTTGCTTTCATCCT
This region includes:
- the LOC123395555 gene encoding BTB/POZ domain-containing protein NPY4-like, whose amino-acid sequence is MKYMKLGAKPDVFQTEGNIRFVATELATDIVITVGDVKFYLHKFPLLSKSSRLQTLVASTDEEGNDEVDISDIPGGPSSFEICAKFCYGMTVTLNAYNVLAARCAAEFLEMFETIDKGNLIYKIDVFLSSSIFRTWKDSIIVLQTTKSLLPWSENLKVINHCVDSIAAKASIDPSEVDWSYTYNRKKLPSESDPDSHWNGVRKQLTVPRDWWVEDICDLEMSLYKKVILAIKAKGRTAGAVVGEALRAYAYRRLFSTLDSAASNGLDCTRHRAALDTIISLLPPERGSVSCGFLLKLVRAACLLGSDEALRGDLIKRIGSQLDRASVSDLLIPASSDENALYNVDLVSSILDEFMVQRNADEEALEDGESYPASLVSGGESELALVRLIDGYLAEIGKDPNLPLQKFIAIAEMAPLAARSTHDGLYRAIDMYLKEHPSLSKSEKKRLCGLMDCKKLTAEASSHAVQNERLPLRLVVQVLFFEQLRASAAADAAASDQHPSSALRSLLPRENGNSYGSSRSAATTATTTEDDQWGGGGGGAPASGDTSSFRSMSGLGNNKSGGDGGKNGGGKAAAKGPLQMPRKMLSKLWSSKASSGENSGGSDTSESPGSVNLDAETKSTHSRNTRHSVS